Genomic DNA from Microbacterium neungamense:
CCGGGCGGCTGGACGCCCCGGCCGAGGCCGAGGACATCGCCGCGGTGCTGGAAGCCCGCGGGGTCGAGGTCACCACGTGGGACGGCTGGCTGGCACTGGATGCGCACGAGCGCGCCCTCGGCGAGACGCACGTGCACACCCGCGAGCGGGTCAAGGTCGTGCCGCGGGAGGAGCAGGTCGCGATCTCGCGCGCGGAGGTGCTGACCCCGTGACCTACGTGATCGCGCTGCCGTGCGTCGATGTGAAGGATCGTGCCTGCATCGACGAGTGCCCCGTCGACTGCATCTACGAGGGGGAGCGCTCGCTGTACATCCACCCCGACGAGTGCGTCGACTGCGGGGCCTGCGAGCCGGTCTGCCCGGTGGAGGCGATCTACTACGAGGACGACCTGCCCGAGGAGTGGCAGGACTACTACACCGCGAACGTGGAGTTCTTCGACGAGATCGGCTCCCCCGGCGGCGCCGCGAAGGTCGGCGTCATCCCGCGCGACCACCCACTGGTCGCGGCCCTGCCAGCGCAGGACGGCGGCCATGACTGAGTACGACGTCCTCATCGTCGGCGGCGGGCCGGCCGGGCTGTCGGCGGCGCTGAACCTGGGCCGGTCCCTGGCCCGGGTGCTCGTGGTGGACGCCGACCGGCCGCGCAACGCCGCCACGCTCAACTCGCACGGGTTCCTCACCCGCGACGGGGTGCCGCCGTTCGAGCTGCGCCGCATCGCCCGGGAGGAGCTCGCCGCGTACCCGAACGTCGAGATCCGCTCGCGGGTGCGGGTCGCCGACCTGCGGGCGACGGATGCCGGATTCGCCGCCGGCATCGGGCGCCGCGAGGCCACCGAGACGGTGACCGCCCGCACCGTGCTGCTCGCCACCGGGCTGCGGGAGACCCTTCCCGATGTGCCGAACCTGCGCGGCTACTACGGCATGAGCCTGTTCAGCTGCGCCGCCTGCGACGCCTGGGAGCTGCGCGGCCGCCGGCTGGCGCTGATCGGCGAGTCGGCCGATCTCGCCGACCGCGCCCGGCTGATCGCGCGCTGGACCGAGAGCCTCACCGTGTTCACGCACGGCTCGGACGCCGTCACGACCACGGAGGAGGCGGAGCTCGCGACCGCCGGCGTCGCCGTGGTGCGCTCGCCGATCGCCGAGCTGGAGGGAGACCGCGGGCGGCTGGAAGGCATCCGTGTCGCCGATGGGACGCGGTACGCGGTGGATGGCGGGTTCGTGCGGCCGGAGTGGGATGCCGACCTGTCGTTCCTGGACGGGATCGCCCCCGCCCGCGACGCGCACGGGCACCTGCACACCGACCGGTCGGGGCGCACCGACGTGCCCGGGCTGTACGCCGCGGGCGATGTGGCCTCCCCCGGCCCGCAGCAGCTCATCGTCGCCGCGGGCGCCGGGGCGCGCGTGGCGGCCGTGATCGTGCACGACACGATCGGCGTCGCAACCGCCCACTGACAGGTGACGTCAACGACGGGTGGCGTTTCGTCTCGCTCCGCTCGCTCAACGACCGGTGGCGGCGACCTGGGCGGCGAGGAGGGTGACGAGCTCGTACACGACGTGGCTCGCGGCGATGCCGGTCATCTGGGCGTGGTCGTAGGGTGGTGCGACCTCCACGACGTCCGCGCCGACCACGTTCCGGTCGGTGAGCGCGCGCAGGATGCGCAGCAGCTCCCGGCTGGTGAGCCCGCCGGCCTCGGGCGTGCCGGTGCCCGGCGCGTGCGCGGGGTCGAGCACGTCGATGTCGATCGAGATGTACAGCGGCTTGTCGCCGATGCGGGTGCGGATGCGGTCGATGCCGGCCTCCACGCCGTGCTCCTCGATGTACTCGCTGGAGACGATCGAGAAGCCGAGCCGCTCGTCGTCCTCCAGGTCCTGCTTGGAGTAGAGCGGACCGCGGGTGCCGACGTGGCAGCTCGCGGTGAGGTCGATCAGCCCCTCCTCGCTCGCGCGCCGGAACGGCGTGCCGTGCGTGGTCGCCGCCGATCGTCACGATCCGCTGCACCTTCTCGCTCAGCTCCTTCGCGGCCTTCTCGATGCCGTCGACGGCTTCGGTGAGGTTGAACGGGTTGGCCGGGATGTCACCGGCATCCACCACCTGCGCGATCGCGAAGGGCGACACGTCCTGGGCCGGGTTGTACGGGCGCAGCAGCCGTCGCCGGTCCGCTCCAGCACCGACAGCACGAGCTCGGGGGCGGCGGCGCGGATCGCCTCGTCCTCCAGGTCCCGGTCGGCGCCGAAGAACCCCGCGGCGCGCAGCGCCGCATCCGGATCGGCCGGCCACGCGGCATCCGGACCGCCGGCCCACCCGGCATCCGGGCCCACCGACGACCCGGCATCCGGATCCAGCGGCGCGCCGAGGCGGCGCGCGGCCACGTCGAGGGCCTGGCGATCGCTGCGCCCCTCGACCAGTACGACCGTGTGCGTCCTCGGCATGGAACGACCCTACTGGGCACCTGCCGGGCACGCCCGCGGACGGCGCGCCGCCACCTCCCGTTCACCGGGGAGCGCCAGACTGCGAGCATGAGCGATGATCCTCCGCGCCCGGACGCCACGGCGAGCAGCGGCGCCGTCGGCGTGATCGGCCTGGAGCTGCGCGGGGACGAGCCGCCCTCGCGGAAGCAGATCTACTCGTGGGCGCTGTGGGACTGGGCCACCCAGCCGTTCAACACGGTGATCCTCACCTTCATCTTCACGGCGCTGTACCTCACGACCGACCGGTTCCTGCCGGCGTCGCTGCAGGGCCTAGCCGAGGACGACCCGGCCCGGGAGGCGGGCATCGCCGACCTCACCTCGGGTCTCGGGCTGGGCTCGACGATCGCGGGGCTGGCGATCCTGCTCGTCGCACCCGTGCTCGGGCAGCGGGCGGATGCCGCGGGGCGGCAGAAGCTCTGGCTCGGCATCGGCACCGGGGCGCTGGTGCTCTGCACCGCCGGCCTCTGGTTCGTCGAGCCGTCGCCGTCGCTGTTCTGGCTCGGGGTCGCCCTGATCTCGGCCGCGAGCGTGTTCGGCGAGATCGCGGCGGTCAACTCGAACGCGATGCTGATCGGCATCGCCACCCCGCGGACGGTCGGCCGGATCTCGGGCCTCGGGTGGGGCTTCGGCTACCTCGGCGGCATCCTCGCGCTGGTCATCGTCGTGGTGTTCTCCGTGTTCGACTGGTTCGGGATCAGCGAGGAGGGCGGGCTGCCGTTCCGCATCATCGCGCTCGGCTGCGCGCTGTGGACCGTGGTGTTCTCCATCCCGATCTTCCTCAACGTCCCTGAGCCGTCGCTCGGCCGGCCGGAGCGGCGGGTCGGCTTCTTCGCCTCGTACGGGCTGCTGGTGAAGGACGTCATCGGGCTGTACCGCAATCCGGTCACCCGGCCGACGTTCTGGTTCCTGCTCGCCAGCGCCGTCTTCCGCGACGGCCTCGGCGGCGTGTTCGCGTTCGGCGCCGTGATCGCCGCCGCGGTGTTCGGCTTCGGCTTCCTCGACCTGGTGTTCTTCGGGATCGCCGCCAACCTCATCGCCGGCGTCTCCACGATCATCGCGGGCCGCTTCGACGACCGTTTCGGGCCCAAGCGCGTGATCGTGTGGTCGCTCACCGCCATGGTGGCGGCGGGGCTCGCGGTCTTCCTGCTCACGGATGCCGGCAAGACGGTGTTCTGGATCGGCGGGCTCATCCTGTGCGCCTTCGTCGGCCCGGCGCAGTCCGCCGCGCGGTCGTTCCTGGCCCGGGTGACCCCCGCCGGACGCGAGGGCGAGATCTTCGGGCTGTACGCCACCACGGGCCGGGCGGCGAGCTGGATGGCGTCCGGGGCGTGGAGCCTGTTCATCCTGCTCACCGGTCGCACCGCCTTCGGCATCCTCGGCATCGTGCTGGTGCTGCTGGCCGGCCTGCTGCTGCTCCTGCCGCTGCGCGAGCGCCGGCCCGGCGGAGCCCTCAGGACCCGATGAACTCCTCGGCCTCGCCGAACGACGGCTCCTCACGGATCTCGACCGCGGCTCCGAGCCGGTCGGTGTCGAGCACGACGAGGTCGTTGCGGCCCTCCCGCCACAGCGGGGCGGGAGGGTACAGCGTCTCCTGCGGCCCGCGCTCCCAGTAGCGACCGAGCAGGAAGCCGTTCAGCCAGACCATGCCCTTCGCGCCGCCGGGGAAGGCGAGCCACGCGTCGAGCGGCTCGTCGATGTCGAAGGAGGCCACCGCGGACCCTGAGCCCCCCAGCGCGGACTCTGAGCCCCCCAGCGCGGACTCTGAGCCCCCCAGCGCGGACTCTGAGCCCCCCAGCGCGGACTCTGAAGCCCCCCAGCGCGGACCCTGAGCCCCCCAGCGCGGACCCTGAGCCTGTCGAAGGGTCGGCCGGCGCTTCGACAGGCTCGGCGTCCGCCCGTCCCGTGAGCACGCGTGCGTCCAGCCGTGCACGTACCGCCGTCCGATCACGACGCCCTGCAGGATGCCCTTGCGCTCCCCGGTCAGCGGCCCGTAGTTGATCCCGGCCGAGGCTCTCCACCAGGATCGTCAGGCGCCCGGAGCCGCCGGCCTCGGGCATCCGCAGCTCGTGCGAGCCGTCGTGCTCAAGGGTGCCGAGCCGCACCCCGTCGAGCAGGACGGTGGCCCGGTCGCGCAGCCCGAGCACGCCGAGCACGGCATCCGCCGGATACGAGACGTCGGCTTCGTAGGCGACGAGACCGTCCTCGGCGCCGAGCTCCTCGAAGCTGAGCGGCACCGGCGCGACGGCCCGCACCGGCAGCGCCCGCAGGATCTCCGGCAGCGAGGCGACGGGACGCAGGGGGGCGGATGCCGCGCGCCGGCGGCGCGGGGCATCCGGGATCGGCGGCAGGTCGCCGTCGTGGAACGGCGCGAACGCCGCGCGCAGCGCGTGGAACTTGTCGTTCAGCGTGCCGTCCTCGCCGATCGGCGCGTCGGAGTCGTAGCTGGTGACCGTCGGCTGCAGCACGCCGTCGTGGTTGGCGCCGTTCCACAAGCCGAAGTTCGTCCCGCCGTGCGCCATGTACAGGCTGACCGAGCCGCCGGCGTCCAGCAGCTCCTGCACGGTGCCGATCATGCTCGCAGCCGAGCGGACGTGGTGCTTCTCCCCCCAGTGGTCGAACCAGCCGCCCCACAGCTCGCTGCACATCAGCGCCTCGCCGTCGCGGCGCAGCTCCACGGCCTTCGGCACGCCGGTGCCGTCGCGCAGATGCGCGAGATAGGCGCCGTCGCTGCCGAAGGAGCCGTACTCGTTCTCCACCTGCACCAACCGGATGGGACCGCCGTGCGCGGCCTGTAGCGGCGCGAGCCGCGGGATCAGCACGTCGTACCAGGCGTCCACCGCGGCGAGGAAGACCGGATCGCTGGTGCGGAGCGCCCGCGTGCGCCCGCTCAGCCAGAACGGGATGCCGCCGTTGGACCACTCCGCGCAGATGTACGGGCTCGGGCGGAGGAACACGTCCAGCCCCACCGCGCCCGCGATGCGGATGAACCGCTCCACGTCGCGCCAGCCGGTGAAGTCGGGCCTGCCCTCGACCCGCTCGTGGAAGTTCCAGGCGACGTAGGTGTCGACCGTGTTCGCTCCCATCGCGGCGAGGCGGCGCAGCCGGTCCTCCCACTGGCCGGGGTGGATGCGGAAGTAGTGCACGGCCCCGGAGAGGATGCGGTGCGGGCGGCCGTCCCGGAGGAGCCCGCCGTCACGCCAGGTGAGGGACGGTGCGGCAGAAGGGGACATGGGGCTCCGAGCGGCGAGTGTTTGCGCTCACAGTACCGATGAGCTGATCGCCCTCGACCCCGCCCGGCTCAGCCTCGTGTACGTGCTCGACGGGGTGGTGCGCCCGCTCTCGCATCCGCGCCTGCCGGACGAGCTCCGCGCCGGCGACGCGCTGCTCTCCCGCGAGCCGCTCGCCCTGCTGCTGCCGGCCGGGTCGGGCATCCTGCTCTCCGAACTCGATCTGGACGAGCGCTCCGCCGAGGTCGCCGGGCTGCTGCCGACGGCGGCATGGATCCAGGGCTTCGACCGACTCGAGCCGGCCGCCGCGGCCCTCGCCCAGCACATGGGCGCCGACCGCGAGGGAGACTGCCCGAAGCGGGAGGGCGACCTCGTCATCTGCCGGATGATGGCCACCACGCTGCTGCAGTCCCTGATCCGCGCCTGGTCGACGATCGGCTGCGCCCCCGAGGGCTGGCCGCATCGCGCCGGCGACCCCTTCCTGGACCGCGTCCTCGACGCCGTCCATGCCGACCCCGGCCGGGAGTGGAAGCCGCCGATGCCGAACAGGGCGAGCAGCAGCACGATCCTGCCCGCGTCCACGGCCTGCCCGTCGGCCTGCACCCGCTCCAGCGCGAGGCGGATGTAGGTGTAGGCGAGGAAGTGGCCGAGCACCACGAGCACGTGACCCGCGACGCCGAGGGCGATGCCCGGGCGGCGCAGCGTGTCGAGCAGCACCGAGAGGCGGGCGACGTTCTCGGCCGGGACCGACGGCAGCAACAGGCGCAGCGCCACGGCGAGCAGGCCGGTGGCGAGGGCCGCGAGGGCGAACACGCCCCGCCAGTCGATGACGGCGCTGAGCATGACGCCGATCGGCACGCCGGCGACGGTCGCCAGCGACGTCCCGGCGGAGGTGAACATCACCGCGCGGCCGAGCCGCTCGGGGCCTGCGATCCGGGCGGCGACCGTGATCGACATCGCCCAGAAGCCGGAGAGGGCGGCGCCGAGGAGGACGCGCGCGAGCAGCAGGAGCGGCAGGGTGGGGGCGATGGCGACGATCGCGTTGGACGCCGCCGCGGCCGCGGCCATCCACACCAGCAGCGCGCGGCGGTCCAGGCGCGGCAGCGCGAGCCCGATCGTGGGGGCGACGAACAGGCCGACGAGGGCGGTCACGGTCACCATCTGCCCGGCCTGGCCCGGCGTCACCCGCAGCTCGGCGGCGATCTCGGTGAGCACGCCGTTGGGCAGGAACTCCGCGGTGACGAGCAGGAAGCTCATCGTCATCATGGCGAGCAGCGCGCCGTAGCGCAGGCGGGGCGGGGCGGCGGATGCGACGGGCAGGGGTGCGGTCGTGGTCATGCTTCCAGCCTCGCCCGGCGGCGGGGCGGATGCCCGACCGTCCGTCCGCGGCATCCGACGGATCGTCCGGAAGCCCCGCGCGGCGGTTCAGCCGCCGACGGACCCCGCGTCGGTGACACCGACGTCGGTGCGGTGGAAGTTGTGGAAGGACCGGGATGCCGTGGGCCCGCGCTGCCCCTGGTAGCGGTTGCCGTACGGACCGGAGCCGTACGGGTTCTCCGCGGGCGAGGTGAGCCGGAAGAAGCAGAGCTGTCCGATCTTCATGCCCGGCCACAGCTTGATCGGGAGCGTCGCGACGTTGGCGAGCTCGAGCGTGACGTGGCCGGTGAATCCCGGATCGATAAACCCGGCCGTGGAGTGGGTGATCAGGCCGAGGCGGCCCAGCGACGACTTGCCCTCCAGGCGGGCGGCGATGTCGTCGGCGAGGGTCACCCGCTCGAAGGTCGCGCCGAGGGCGAACTCGCCCGGGTGCAGGATGAACGGCTCGTCGGGCGACACCTCGATCAGCCGGGTGAGCTCGGGCTGGTCCTCGGACGGATCGATGAACGGGTACTTGTGGTTGTCGAAGAGACGGAAGTAGCGGTCGAGCCGGACGTCGACGCTGGACGGCTGGACCATCTGCGGGTCGTGCGGGTCGAGGCCGATGCGGCCTGACGCGAGCTCTGCTCTGATGTCGCGATCGCTGAGAAGCACGGGATCAGCCTAACGGGCGGCGGGAGGGCGGACCGGGCCGCGTGACGGCGGACGGCGGGCGAGGGGCGGACCGGTCCGCGCGTCGGCGCGGTGCGACCGCGAGGTTTGTTATGCTGGCCAGACGCCGCAAGGCTCCGGGGCTGTAGTTCAATGGCAGAACTTCTGCTTCCCAAGCAGACAGCGCGGGTTCGATTCCCGTCAGCCCCTCCACACGCGAAGAGCGCCCCGCCACCACACGCCGGGCGATCTTCGGCATCCGGCGCCTTCCGTGGCCCCGCCGTCACTCGTGATCGTCGCCCTCCATCAGCATTCCGACCGAGGTGGCACACGTGTCCCCGCTCCAGGCCTCCACGCCCTCACGCACCGCGAAGCCAGCGATGACGAGCGCGGCGAGCGAGTCCGCCCACCACCAGCCCAGCCCCGCGTGCAGCACCAGCCCGACGAGAAGCGCCGCGCTCAGGTACGTGCAGATGAGAGCCTGCTTCGAGTCGGCGACCGCCGTCGCCGATTCCGCCTCCCGCCCGGTGACGCGCTCCCACCAAGACAGGAACGGCGTGACGAGCACGCTCACCGTGGCGATCGCGATGCCGAGCGGCGAATGCTCCGGCTCCACCCACCACCCGGCGAGCGTGAGCGCGGCGCTCACGGCGACCCAGGCGGCGAGCGCGAAGAACGCGATTGCGATGATCCTCAGCACCGGCTTCTCCCAGCGCCCCGGGTCGCGGCGCGTGAACTGCCAGGCGACCGCCGCGGCCGAGGACGCCGCGCTCCCCGCGGCGAGCGCCACGACCGCTTCGAGCACGTTGTATCCGATCGTGATGCCGACGATGAGACGGATCCGGCGATACAGCAGCGCCCGCCGCGCCGCCGTCCCGGCGGTCACTCCGCTCCCGCGCAGCATCCGAGGACGTCGCAGGCCCCGTCGCAGCACGTCTCGTTCTCCGCGACCGCGACGGTGACACGCAGCAGCTCGCGGATGGCCGCGGCGAGGTGCGGGTCCGCGACCTCATAACGGGTCCGCCGGCCTCGGGGTTCGGCGACGACGAGACCGCAGCCGCGCAGGCACGACAGGTGGTTCGAGACGTTCTGCCGGGTGAGGCCGAGCTCCTCGGCGAGGTCGGCCGGGTACCGGCCGCCCTCGAGGAGCTCGAGCAGGATGCGGGAGCGCGTGCGGTCGGACATGGCGCGGCCGAGCCGGATCATCACGTCGGCGGCGGTCATGGCGGGCATGAACAGATAATACATCATTGGCTGTACTATTGGCGATGTCGGTGGCTGCCACGAGAATCGTCCACACCGAGCAATCCAACGGGCGTCACTTCCGCCTGTCTGCCAGTGATGGCGCCCGTGAGAAGCGAGAATGGAGACGTGACGTCCGTGACCCCCGAACAGCTTGCAGATACGGCGGAGCTGCGAAAGGCGCGCGGGGCGTTCTTCACCCCCTCCGAGATCACGGAGTTCATCGCCGGGTGGGCACTGCGGGATGCCTCCGACCGAGTGATGGAACCTTCTGCTGGAGATGCAGCGTTTCTCATCGCGGCCGTGAAGCGCCTTCACTCCCTGGCGGATTCCCCGCAGATCGCGCCCCGAGTCGACGGCGTCGAGATCCATGCTCACAGCGCGGAGGTTGCCCGGCGGCGGGTGATGGAAGCCGGAGGCATACCGGCGATTCAGCACGACGACTTCTTCTGCGTCGAACCACTACCGACCTATGACGCGGTGATCGGCAACCCGCCGTACATCAGATATCAGGACTTCTCCGGCGAGTCCCGGATGCGCGCGCGCGCAGCTGCTCTCCGCGCGGGCGTTCCGCTCACCGGCCTCGCGTCGAGTTGGGCGGCGTTCACGGTACACGGCGCGCAGTTCTTGCGCCCCGGCGGTCGGCTCGGCCTCGTGCTTCCCGCGGAGTTGCTCTCGGTCAACTATGCGGCCCCGGTGCGCCGGTTTTTGTTCGACAGTTTCGCCGACGTCACCCTCGTCCTTTTCGATGAGCAGGTCTTCCCCGAGGCCGAGGCCGACGTCGTGCTGCTCCTCGCCGATGGCTTCGGTCTTGGCCCGGCCACACATGCGACGATCCGGCAGACAAGGAACGCCGAGACCTTGCCTCTCCTCGACCGTGGGTCGAAGTGGCAACCCATGGACCCTTCCGCCAAGTGGACGAGCAGCCTCATCACCGCAGCCGCGGCCGACTCCCTGATCTCCCTCGCGGACGACGGAGCCTTCCGCGACCTTGAGACGTGGGGCGACACCACCCTCGGCATCGTCACCGGCAACAACCGCTTCTTCACGATGTCACCCGCGCGGGCGGCAGAGCTGGGGCTCGCTCAGGAGGAACTTGTTCGGCTGTCCCCTCCAGGCAGCGCGCACCTCCGCGGTCTCTCACTGACGACGGGGATGCTGACTCGGCTCGGGGCGGACGGATCCTCAACGCTGCTGTTCGCCCCGGGAGAGACCTTGAGCTCCGCTGCGGCGGCGTATATCGAAAGCGGGCACCGCACCGGTGTCGACACCGCGTACAAGTGCCGCGTGAGAAAGCCGTGGTACAAGGTCCCGCTCGTCCCACCTGCCGACCTGCTCCTCACGTGCATGAACGCCGACACGCCTCGGTTGACGACGAATACAGCCCGAGCCCACCACTTGAACTCGGTGCACGGCGTGTACCTCGCGGACCAGCATCGTGATCTCGGTGTCGAGCTCCTTCCGCTCGCAAGCCTGAACTCCGTGACCGTGTTGCACGCCGAGCTGGTCGGGCGCGCGTACGGCGGTGGGATTCTGAAGATCGAGCCCCGGGAAGCGGACCGATGGCTGATGCCGAGCCCGGCACTAGTGCGCTCCCGCGCAGAGCGGCTGCGCGAGATCAGGCCGGCGATCGGGAGGCTGCTCCGACAGGGACGCCTTCTCGACGCCGTGCACCAGGTCGATGAAGTGCTTCTCGAGGACCCGGGCGTGATGGCAGGCGAGCGGCTCGCACTGGTTCGGGACGCACGCATCGAGATGGCCAGGCGACGGACAGCGAGGGGGCAGCGTGCCCGGTGAACCGAGCGCGAAGGAGAGAGCGTGGGTGCTCTTCGACCGGATTGTCGCGGATGCGGCCCCGGCCGGTGAACACTCGAATCCCTGGTACCGAGACGATGAGGGGACGCTGCGATACGGCCCCGACTACGAAACCCTGAGCCGGCTGCTCGGGGTGCCGCTCTATCTCGGGGCGGATACGCGCACGGGCGTTCCCGCCCTCGCGCTGGACGTGTGGATCAGCTACGAACTGCGCCGCGCTGGTTTCGACGAGGACGCTGTCTGGCCCCGTCCGATCCACCCGCGCATCCTTCCGGCGCCTGTGGCCAACCTACGTCGCGCACTACGAGGCAAAGAGCGGGTGATGTTGGACGCACGGCTTGCCAAGAAGGCGACGGTTCCGGGAGTCACCGCGGCGAGCGCCAGCATCCTCGGTAAGAACTACTTCAAGCAGGTCGACGTCATCATGACCGACTGGGCGACGGGACCCGAGCTGCTGATATCCACGAAGCGCATGGACTCGTCGTATGGCAAGAACGCGGCGAATCGGGTCGAGGAGTCCTACGGGGATGCCAAGAACCTGCGGCTGCGCCATCCGCTGGCGGCCCTCGGATTCGTGTTCGGCCTGCGCTCGGACATCCTTGAGAAGGAGCCCGAAACGGCCGAATGGCTGGTCGATCTGCTCGCCAAGCTAGGGCGCGAGGACGATGCGTACCATGCGACGTGCCTCATCATGATCGAATATGACGACGATCTCGTGGTCCCCACCGAAACGGGAGAAGACCCCGAGAACCCGCTCATCGCCGCCGGACTGGTCGAGGACCCGGATGCCGAGGAGGACGTTCTGGACGTACCGGCCCCAGATGTCGAGCGCGACCTCGCCGCTCTGCCTCCTGTGCGGATACGCCACGATGCGATGCCGCTCCACCTCACGCCGAGCCGATTCCTCGAATCGATGGTCGACCGCGTGCTCGACGCGACGCCTGTCAACCTCCACAAAGCGGCGCGGCAGCGCCGGCGCACCCCGGCAGCCCTCGGCTAGGCTCCGCCCGGCATTGTGCTGCAGGGCGCCTCGGTCAGGCCTCGCCGGCCATCCGGTACGCCCCGCTCTCCAGTCGTGCGATGAGCTCGCGCACCCACCGGGCGGCGCTGTCGACGGTGTGCGCCCACAGCTTCACCGCCTCGATGTGATGCTCCCAGTCCTCTCCCTGGTGACGGGCGAGCTCGTCCGCGATCTGCGCCCGCTGCCGCTCGTGGGCGGCCAGGCGTTCGGTCAGGAGCTCGATCACCCGCGAGCGCGCGAGAGCCGGCATGAAGCCGATGCCCGCCATGGTGGCGGAGAAGTCGTCGTCCGCCCCGCCCAGCGCCCGTTCCAGCAGCTGGAGGAACGCCTTCTCGCCGGCGGGGGTCAGTGCGTACTCGGTCTTCGCCGGCCCGGCCGCGGGCGCGCTCGGGGCGACCTCCGCCAGCAGGCCCTCGTCGCGCAGCTTGCGCAGGCCGTGATAGATCGAGCCGCGCTCGACGCTGCCCCAGCGGTGCACCGCCCAGGACTCCAGGTCGCGGCGCACCTGGTAGCCGTGCGCGCTGCCGCGCTGCCGCACCGCCCCCAGGATCAGCAGCCTCGTCGCCGTCATGACTCCTCCTCCCCGCCCCAGACTAGTCCAGTTTGACTAGCAGCTCCCCTCGTTTTAGGGTCTAGTCAAGTTGTACTAGCTCGCGAGCGGGGAGGACCGCAGCATGCACATCGTGATCGCCGGAGCATCCGGCGCGACCGGCCGTCTTCTGACCGCGCAGGCGCATGCGGCCGGGCACGAGGTCACCGCCCTGGTCCGCCCTGCCAGCTCGTGGGCACCCGGCCCCGGCATCCGCGTGCTCCGCGCCGACGTCGTGGCCGACCACGCCGTGCGGCTGCCCGAAGGCACGGATGTCGTGATCTCCACCCTCGGCAAGCGCTCGTACGACGACACCGCACCGGTGTGCGCGGGTGGCGTGACCAATCTCCTCGGCGCCATGCGCCGCCAGGGCGTCTCGCGGATCGTCGCCACCTCGGCATCCCCCGTCCTGCGTTCGGGTGCGGGCGAGCCGTGGTGGTTCCGCGGGATCGTGCGCCCGCTCGTGCGGCGCTCCGGCCCGAACATCTACAGCGACCTCGAGGCGATGGAGCAGGTGCTGCAGGCATCCGGCGACGACATCGAGTGGACGGTGCTGCGCCCCGGTTACCTCGTCGACAAGCCGCGCACCCGCTACGAGCTGTTTCCCGAGATAAACGGCATCGGACGCGTCCATCGCGCCGACCTGGCCGCGGCTCTGCTCGACGTGGCGACGCGGTCGGACCTGGGTGGACGCGCATTCGGGCTCGTCAGCCGTCCTCGCAGGCCGATTCCGGCCAGGAACGCGACGGCCGCGGCATGAGCCGGTCGGGGCGCGAGCGGCTTCTCGCGTTCGGGTTCGCAGCGGACGGCGTGTTCAAGCTCGCCGTCGCCGTGGCACTGACGGTGCTGATCGCGCCGGCGAGCACGCTGCTGCACGCGGACCCGCCGCTGGCGCTCCTCACGGCGCTGGTGATCGCGGGCAGCGGCATCGTGGAGATCGGCTTCGCGATGCGCGCGGCACGCCTGCGCGGACACAGCCGGTTCCTCGCGACCTACGACGCCGGCTTGGTCATCGCCTCGCTCGCTGCGTGGTGGCTCGCCGGAGAGGATCGCGGCGGGCTCGTCGGGGCGGTGTGGCTGGGGTACCAGCTGGCGGCGTCCACGGTCCTCGCCGCGCTCCTTCTGCGGAAGCTGAGGAGCGCGGCGAGGGATCTCGGCTGAGGCCTGAGGCTACTCGGCGCCGACCTTCTTCGCGTCATCGGCGTTCAGCACGCGGAACAGCACCGCGCCCACCACCGCGCCGAGGACCGGCGCGATGATGTAGAGCCACAGCGAGCTCCAGGCGACGTGACCGCTCATCGACAGGCCGAGGGCCACCGCC
This window encodes:
- a CDS encoding HsdM family class I SAM-dependent methyltransferase, with protein sequence MTSVTPEQLADTAELRKARGAFFTPSEITEFIAGWALRDASDRVMEPSAGDAAFLIAAVKRLHSLADSPQIAPRVDGVEIHAHSAEVARRRVMEAGGIPAIQHDDFFCVEPLPTYDAVIGNPPYIRYQDFSGESRMRARAAALRAGVPLTGLASSWAAFTVHGAQFLRPGGRLGLVLPAELLSVNYAAPVRRFLFDSFADVTLVLFDEQVFPEAEADVVLLLADGFGLGPATHATIRQTRNAETLPLLDRGSKWQPMDPSAKWTSSLITAAAADSLISLADDGAFRDLETWGDTTLGIVTGNNRFFTMSPARAAELGLAQEELVRLSPPGSAHLRGLSLTTGMLTRLGADGSSTLLFAPGETLSSAAAAYIESGHRTGVDTAYKCRVRKPWYKVPLVPPADLLLTCMNADTPRLTTNTARAHHLNSVHGVYLADQHRDLGVELLPLASLNSVTVLHAELVGRAYGGGILKIEPREADRWLMPSPALVRSRAERLREIRPAIGRLLRQGRLLDAVHQVDEVLLEDPGVMAGERLALVRDARIEMARRRTARGQRAR
- a CDS encoding PadR family transcriptional regulator, with the protein product MTATRLLILGAVRQRGSAHGYQVRRDLESWAVHRWGSVERGSIYHGLRKLRDEGLLAEVAPSAPAAGPAKTEYALTPAGEKAFLQLLERALGGADDDFSATMAGIGFMPALARSRVIELLTERLAAHERQRAQIADELARHQGEDWEHHIEAVKLWAHTVDSAARWVRELIARLESGAYRMAGEA
- a CDS encoding NAD(P)-dependent oxidoreductase, giving the protein MHIVIAGASGATGRLLTAQAHAAGHEVTALVRPASSWAPGPGIRVLRADVVADHAVRLPEGTDVVISTLGKRSYDDTAPVCAGGVTNLLGAMRRQGVSRIVATSASPVLRSGAGEPWWFRGIVRPLVRRSGPNIYSDLEAMEQVLQASGDDIEWTVLRPGYLVDKPRTRYELFPEINGIGRVHRADLAAALLDVATRSDLGGRAFGLVSRPRRPIPARNATAAA
- a CDS encoding aquaporin, whose translation is MGSISGGGFNPAVALGLSMSGHVAWSSLWLYIIAPVLGAVVGAVLFRVLNADDAKKVGAE